One Micromonospora craniellae genomic region harbors:
- a CDS encoding nitrite/sulfite reductase, which yields MAVSEIPARPGDPTARPARAPRRPRGEGQWALGYREPLNPNERSKKDDNPLNVRERIENIYAHQGFASIDPADLRGRFRWWGLYTQRKAGIDGGRTAVLEPHELEDEYFMLRVRVDGGQLDLAQLRTIAEISREFARDTADITDRQNIQYHWIRVEDMPEIWRRLEAVGLQTTEACGDCPRIVLGSPVAGVAADERIDATPAIDEIVRRYVGDRAYSNLPRKFKSSISWLVDTPYQANDIAFLGVDHPEHGPGFDLWVGGGLSTNPMLAQRLGVWVPLNEVPDVWVGVVGIFRDYGYRRLRHRARLKFLVADWGVTKFREVLEKEYLGRTLLDGPAPELPERPVDHIGVHAQRDGRNYVGATPVVGRVSGTQLAQLADVVQAHGSGRVSLTPYQKLLVLDVPPERTDSLVTALRGIGLEAHPSSWRRGTMACTGIEYCKLAIVETKARGEELVARLEQRLRDFDADISIHINGCPNACARTQVADIGLKGQLVTGPDGQQVEGFQVHLGGGLGMAEGQTAGFGRKLRGLKTTADELPEYVERLARRYLAGRTESETFANWVIRADEELLR from the coding sequence ATGGCGGTCAGCGAGATTCCGGCCCGACCCGGGGACCCCACGGCGCGCCCCGCGCGGGCTCCCCGCCGCCCCCGCGGCGAGGGCCAGTGGGCGCTCGGATACCGCGAGCCGCTCAACCCCAACGAGCGCAGCAAGAAGGACGACAACCCGCTCAACGTGCGGGAGCGGATCGAGAACATCTACGCCCACCAGGGCTTCGCCTCGATCGACCCGGCAGACCTGCGCGGCCGGTTCCGCTGGTGGGGCCTCTACACCCAGCGCAAGGCGGGCATCGACGGCGGACGTACCGCCGTGCTGGAGCCGCACGAGCTGGAAGACGAGTACTTCATGCTCCGGGTGCGGGTGGACGGCGGTCAGCTCGACCTGGCGCAGCTGCGCACCATCGCGGAGATCTCCCGGGAGTTCGCCCGCGACACCGCCGACATCACCGACCGGCAGAACATCCAGTACCACTGGATCCGGGTCGAGGACATGCCCGAGATCTGGCGTCGGCTGGAGGCCGTCGGCCTGCAGACCACCGAGGCGTGCGGTGACTGTCCCCGCATCGTGCTGGGCAGCCCTGTGGCCGGTGTCGCTGCGGACGAGCGGATCGACGCCACCCCGGCGATCGACGAGATCGTCCGGCGGTACGTCGGCGACCGGGCGTACTCCAACCTGCCCCGCAAGTTCAAGTCGTCGATCTCCTGGCTGGTGGACACCCCGTACCAGGCCAACGACATCGCCTTCCTCGGCGTCGACCATCCCGAGCACGGCCCCGGCTTCGACCTGTGGGTCGGCGGCGGGCTGTCCACCAACCCGATGCTGGCCCAGCGGCTCGGCGTCTGGGTGCCGCTGAACGAGGTGCCGGACGTCTGGGTCGGTGTGGTCGGCATCTTCCGCGACTACGGGTACCGCCGGCTGCGCCACCGCGCCCGGTTGAAGTTCCTGGTGGCCGACTGGGGGGTGACCAAGTTCCGCGAGGTGCTGGAGAAGGAGTACCTCGGCCGGACGCTGCTCGACGGCCCGGCCCCGGAGCTGCCGGAACGGCCGGTCGACCACATCGGCGTGCACGCCCAGCGGGACGGTCGTAACTACGTCGGCGCCACCCCGGTGGTCGGGCGGGTCTCCGGCACCCAGCTCGCCCAGCTCGCGGACGTGGTCCAGGCGCACGGCAGCGGCCGGGTGAGCCTTACCCCGTACCAGAAGCTGCTGGTCCTCGACGTCCCGCCGGAGCGGACCGACTCGCTGGTCACCGCGCTGCGCGGGATCGGTCTGGAGGCCCACCCGTCGAGCTGGCGGCGCGGCACCATGGCGTGCACCGGCATCGAGTACTGCAAGCTCGCCATCGTCGAGACCAAGGCCCGCGGCGAGGAACTGGTGGCCCGGCTGGAGCAGCGTCTGCGTGACTTCGACGCGGACATCTCCATCCACATCAACGGCTGCCCGAACGCCTGCGCCCGCACCCAGGTCGCCGACATCGGGCTGAAGGGCCAACTGGTGACCGGGCCGGACGGCCAGCAGGTGGAGGGCTTCCAGGTGCACCTCGGCGGCGGGCTGGGCATGGCCGAGGGCCAGACCGCCGGGTTCGGCCGCAAGCTGCGCGGCCTGAAGACGACCGCCGACGAGCTTCCCGAGTACGTGGAACGGCTGGCCCGGCGCTACCTGGCCGGCCGGACCGAGAGCGAGACGTTCGCCAACTGGGTGATCAGGGCCGACGAGGAACTACTGCGATGA
- a CDS encoding IS1 family transposase → MSSETRAAPLYCPYCGEEDLRPSETGHGAWECHGCARVFTVRFTGLLSQAVKR, encoded by the coding sequence ATGAGCAGCGAGACCCGTGCCGCGCCGTTGTACTGCCCGTACTGCGGTGAGGAGGACCTGCGGCCGAGCGAGACCGGGCACGGCGCCTGGGAGTGCCACGGCTGCGCCCGGGTGTTCACGGTCCGCTTCACCGGCCTGCTCTCCCAGGCGGTGAAGCGGTGA
- a CDS encoding phosphoadenylyl-sulfate reductase: MSALISAAGLGLVDTAPAPAVASADPARRSPEQLRELADRAGRELEGAPALEIARWAAETFGDRFCVTSSMADAVLAHLVSRVAPGVDVVFLDTGLHFPETLAVRDEVARTLPVNVRSIRPRLTVGQQDGEYGPRLFNRSPDECCRLRKVEPLERALSGYEAWAAGLRRDESPTRANTPVVAFDPRRGRVKVNPIAAWSQADVDAYIARWKVPVNELFRRGYGSVGCWPCTRRTSAGEDPRAGRWAMFEKTECGLHL; the protein is encoded by the coding sequence GTGAGCGCGCTGATCTCCGCCGCCGGTCTGGGACTGGTCGACACCGCACCCGCCCCGGCCGTCGCGTCGGCCGACCCGGCCCGTCGCAGCCCCGAGCAGTTGCGGGAACTGGCCGACCGGGCGGGCCGGGAGTTGGAGGGCGCGCCCGCACTGGAGATCGCCCGGTGGGCCGCAGAGACCTTCGGCGACCGGTTCTGCGTGACCAGTTCGATGGCGGACGCGGTGCTCGCCCACCTCGTCTCCCGGGTCGCGCCCGGGGTGGACGTGGTCTTTCTCGACACCGGCCTGCACTTCCCAGAGACCCTCGCTGTCCGCGACGAGGTCGCCCGCACCCTGCCGGTGAACGTCCGGTCGATCCGGCCCCGGCTCACCGTCGGCCAGCAGGACGGCGAGTACGGGCCACGGCTGTTCAACAGGTCACCGGACGAGTGCTGCCGGTTGCGCAAGGTGGAGCCGCTGGAGCGGGCCCTGTCCGGTTATGAGGCGTGGGCCGCCGGGCTGCGCCGCGACGAGTCGCCGACCCGGGCCAACACGCCCGTGGTGGCGTTCGACCCGCGCCGGGGCCGGGTGAAGGTCAACCCGATCGCGGCCTGGAGCCAGGCGGACGTCGACGCGTACATCGCGCGCTGGAAGGTGCCGGTCAACGAGCTGTTCCGGCGCGGTTACGGCTCTGTCGGCTGCTGGCCGTGCACCCGCCGGACCTCGGCCGGGGAGGACCCGCGCGCCGGCCGTTGGGCCATGTTCGAGAAGACCGAGTGCGGACTGCACCTCTGA
- a CDS encoding sirohydrochlorin chelatase produces the protein MLLVAHGSRDPRAAEATRALARAVSTARPGPPVLASWLDHTEPGPTEALRGLAVAGHSRAILVPLLLTAAYHRRVDIPAAVAAAEESDPPIGVAVTDVLGPVGHHVDGALLAALRRRLDEAEPGRFDAVVLAAAGTRDASARASVGRVARALGVALGTPTRVSYASAAPPAVGAAVARLRTRGARRVAVAAYLLAPGLFHDAVAVAAREAGAVAVAAPLTDAPELVELVLDRVAVARV, from the coding sequence CTGCTCCTGGTCGCCCACGGCAGCCGCGATCCACGGGCCGCCGAGGCGACCCGGGCGTTGGCCCGGGCCGTGTCGACGGCCCGCCCCGGTCCACCGGTGCTGGCGAGTTGGCTCGACCACACCGAGCCAGGTCCGACCGAGGCGTTGCGTGGGCTGGCCGTCGCCGGGCACTCCCGGGCGATCCTGGTGCCGCTGTTGCTGACCGCCGCGTACCACCGGCGGGTGGACATCCCGGCCGCGGTGGCGGCCGCCGAGGAGTCCGACCCGCCGATCGGGGTGGCGGTCACCGACGTGCTCGGCCCGGTCGGTCACCACGTGGACGGGGCACTGCTGGCCGCGCTGCGACGGCGGCTGGACGAGGCGGAACCGGGCCGGTTCGACGCCGTGGTGTTGGCGGCGGCGGGCACCCGGGACGCCTCTGCTCGTGCCTCGGTCGGCCGGGTGGCCCGGGCCCTCGGTGTCGCCCTGGGCACCCCGACCCGCGTCTCGTACGCCTCGGCGGCGCCACCGGCCGTCGGCGCGGCGGTGGCCAGGCTGCGTACGCGCGGCGCGCGGCGGGTCGCCGTGGCGGCGTACCTCCTGGCACCCGGGTTGTTCCACGACGCGGTGGCGGTGGCGGCGCGGGAGGCCGGCGCGGTGGCGGTGGCGGCGCCGTTGACCGACGCGCCGGAGTTGGTGGAGCTGGTGCTGGACCGGGTGGCCGTCGCCCGTGTGTAA
- a CDS encoding WhiB family transcriptional regulator, with product MDWRHHAVCRDEDPELFFPIGTSGPALLQVEQAKAVCRRCSVTDQCLQWALESGQDAGVWGGMSEEERRAVKRRGGLRVLRAHSA from the coding sequence ATGGACTGGCGTCACCATGCTGTCTGCCGCGACGAGGACCCGGAACTGTTCTTCCCGATCGGGACGTCCGGTCCGGCTCTCCTGCAGGTCGAGCAGGCCAAGGCCGTCTGCCGGCGCTGCTCCGTGACCGACCAGTGCCTGCAGTGGGCGCTGGAGTCCGGTCAGGACGCTGGCGTCTGGGGCGGGATGAGCGAGGAGGAGCGGCGCGCCGTCAAGCGTCGCGGCGGCCTCCGGGTGCTGCGCGCTCACTCCGCCTGA
- a CDS encoding diacylglycerol/lipid kinase family protein: protein MRAVLLVNPKATTTSERARDVLVRALRSEVDLSVRYTRRRGHATALARESAVEGVDVVVTLGGDGTVNEVVNGLMTATSAGGGAPTAERLPALATVPGGSTNVFARALGLPKEWPEAASMLLEGLRLGRHRTIGLGRADDRYFTFCAGFGLDAAVIHRVEESRRRGRVSSPGLYFRAFTKQILFGAERRNPAIQIEQPGETTEGDLATVIVQNTAPWTFVGDREANPNPEASFDLGLDVMALRQLGVASTTRTVMQFLSATPDPHGRQVLRRHDVAEFTLVASRPQAFQLDGDYLGEREKVGFASVPAALRVIC from the coding sequence ATGCGGGCCGTCCTGCTGGTCAATCCGAAGGCCACCACCACCAGTGAACGTGCGCGGGATGTGCTCGTCCGGGCACTGCGCAGCGAGGTGGATCTCTCCGTGCGCTACACCCGGCGCCGCGGTCATGCCACGGCGTTGGCCCGGGAGTCGGCGGTGGAGGGCGTCGACGTGGTGGTCACCCTCGGTGGTGACGGCACGGTCAACGAGGTGGTCAACGGCCTGATGACGGCGACCAGCGCCGGCGGCGGGGCACCGACCGCCGAGCGGTTGCCCGCCTTGGCCACCGTGCCGGGCGGCTCCACGAACGTCTTCGCGCGGGCGTTGGGCCTGCCGAAGGAGTGGCCCGAGGCGGCCAGCATGCTCCTGGAGGGGCTGCGGTTGGGCCGGCACCGGACCATCGGCCTCGGCCGGGCCGACGACCGCTACTTCACCTTCTGCGCCGGTTTCGGGCTCGACGCGGCGGTCATCCACCGGGTCGAGGAGTCCCGCCGCCGCGGCCGCGTCTCCTCGCCGGGGCTCTACTTCCGGGCCTTCACCAAACAGATCCTGTTCGGCGCCGAGCGGCGGAACCCGGCGATCCAGATCGAGCAGCCGGGCGAGACCACGGAGGGCGATCTGGCGACCGTGATCGTCCAGAACACCGCGCCGTGGACGTTCGTCGGCGACCGGGAGGCCAACCCGAACCCGGAGGCGTCCTTCGATCTGGGCCTCGACGTGATGGCCCTTCGCCAGCTAGGCGTTGCCAGCACGACACGGACAGTGATGCAATTCCTGTCCGCCACGCCGGATCCGCATGGTCGCCAAGTTCTTCGCCGGCACGATGTAGCCGAGTTCACGCTGGTCGCGAGCCGTCCGCAGGCGTTCCAGCTCGATGGCGACTATCTTGGCGAGCGAGAAAAAGTTGGATTCGCCTCCGTTCCGGCCGCACTCAGAGTAATCTGTTAG
- a CDS encoding ATP-binding protein, whose product MTQLTGQPTTDDDVVHLTVPADGGYLSVLRTATAGLAARLQFALDEIEDLRIAVDEACAMLLAIAPRGAELDCRFAVTEDALTVEVTVPTVPGARLPAESSFAWKVLTALTTSASAAAADGRATISLLTRRASGW is encoded by the coding sequence GTGACTCAACTGACCGGACAACCGACCACCGATGACGACGTGGTGCACCTCACTGTGCCCGCCGACGGCGGCTACCTGAGCGTCCTGCGCACCGCCACCGCCGGTCTCGCAGCGCGTCTCCAGTTCGCCCTCGACGAGATCGAGGACCTACGCATCGCCGTCGACGAGGCGTGCGCCATGCTGCTCGCCATCGCGCCCCGGGGCGCCGAGTTGGACTGTCGCTTCGCGGTCACCGAGGATGCGTTGACCGTCGAGGTGACGGTGCCGACCGTGCCGGGCGCCCGGCTCCCGGCGGAGTCGTCCTTCGCCTGGAAGGTGCTCACCGCGTTGACCACCTCCGCCTCGGCCGCAGCGGCCGACGGCCGGGCCACCATCTCGCTGCTCACCCGCCGCGCCTCCGGCTGGTGA
- a CDS encoding NAD(P)-dependent malic enzyme: protein MPSSTVDPADPVFQLHRGGKMAVLSTVPLTSREDLSLAYTPGVARVCEAIAADPSLTYEYTWTSNTVAVVTDGSAVLGLGNIGPRAALPVMEGKAVLFKQFGGVDAVPVCLDTQDVDEIVATVKALAPSFGGINLEDISAPRCFEVERRLVEALDIPVFHDDQHGTAIVVLAALRNAATLLNRKLGDLRVTVSGAGAAGVAVTKMLVAGGVDPQRVAVCDSRGIVSRQRDGLTGTKAELAELTNADGRQGDVTEALRDADVLIGVSGGQIPEAAVAGMAPGGIVFALANPTPEVHPDVAARHVAVVATGRSDYPNQINNVLAFPGVFRGALQARATRVTESMKVAAADAIAAVVAEALTPDAIVPSPLDPRVAPAVAEAVAEAARRDGVARA from the coding sequence ATGCCTTCGTCCACCGTGGACCCCGCTGATCCCGTCTTCCAACTGCACCGGGGCGGCAAGATGGCCGTCCTCTCGACCGTCCCGCTGACCAGCCGCGAAGACCTCTCCCTCGCGTACACGCCGGGGGTGGCCCGGGTCTGTGAGGCGATCGCCGCCGACCCGTCGCTGACCTACGAGTACACTTGGACGTCGAACACCGTCGCGGTCGTCACCGACGGTTCGGCCGTACTCGGACTGGGCAACATCGGCCCGCGCGCCGCGCTGCCGGTGATGGAGGGCAAGGCCGTGCTGTTCAAGCAGTTCGGCGGTGTCGACGCGGTGCCGGTCTGCCTGGACACGCAAGACGTCGACGAGATCGTGGCGACGGTCAAGGCGCTCGCGCCGTCGTTCGGTGGGATCAACCTGGAGGACATCAGCGCGCCGCGCTGCTTCGAGGTGGAGCGCCGCCTCGTCGAGGCGCTGGACATCCCGGTGTTCCACGACGACCAGCACGGCACCGCGATCGTGGTGCTGGCCGCGCTGCGCAACGCCGCGACGCTGCTCAACCGCAAGCTCGGCGACCTGCGGGTGACGGTCAGCGGTGCCGGCGCGGCCGGCGTGGCGGTGACCAAGATGCTGGTGGCCGGGGGAGTGGACCCGCAGCGGGTGGCGGTCTGCGACTCCCGTGGCATCGTCTCCCGCCAGCGGGACGGCCTCACCGGCACCAAGGCCGAGCTGGCCGAGCTGACCAACGCCGACGGCCGGCAGGGCGACGTCACCGAGGCGCTGCGCGACGCCGACGTGCTGATCGGCGTCTCCGGCGGCCAGATCCCGGAGGCGGCGGTGGCCGGAATGGCGCCCGGCGGGATCGTGTTCGCACTGGCCAACCCCACCCCCGAGGTGCACCCGGACGTCGCCGCCCGGCACGTCGCGGTGGTCGCCACCGGGCGCAGCGACTACCCCAACCAGATCAACAACGTGCTGGCCTTCCCGGGCGTGTTCCGGGGCGCGCTCCAGGCCCGGGCGACCCGGGTCACCGAGTCGATGAAGGTGGCCGCCGCCGACGCCATCGCCGCCGTGGTGGCCGAGGCGCTGACCCCCGACGCGATCGTGCCCTCGCCGCTCGATCCCCGGGTCGCCCCGGCGGTGGCCGAAGCGGTCGCCGAAGCCGCCCGGCGCGACGGTGTCGCCCGCGCCTGA
- a CDS encoding alpha/beta hydrolase family protein codes for MSRRVLSLLLASTLTIGTLVGCSTDRDQPERAGTAAPPPTASAPADVTSAPAIPAGSAPKQTFAVGVRQLKLNRDGSRPLPVTVWYPATGRAGGKPQSSADAAEGRFPVVMFSHGLGGRPADYQALLTRWAAAGFVVAAPTFPNTSKAGNDNNVLDVLNQPADVSYALTEVLALDTRDDDVLRGRLAADRVAAAGHSAGGVTTIGLFTAGRDERLAAGIVFAGTALGVGTAFAGAAAPQLFVHGEADEVVQYTAGKAVYDQVPWPKAMLSLTDGDHGRALLRNGTSLGVVANTTAEFLRWTLYGDAEAKSRIPTAAARDDVATLDNNL; via the coding sequence ATGTCCCGCCGCGTCCTCTCCCTCCTACTCGCCAGCACGCTGACCATCGGCACGCTGGTCGGCTGCTCCACCGACCGCGATCAGCCCGAACGGGCCGGCACGGCGGCACCACCGCCGACCGCCTCCGCACCGGCGGACGTCACGTCGGCACCGGCGATCCCCGCCGGCAGCGCGCCGAAGCAGACCTTCGCCGTCGGCGTACGGCAGCTCAAGCTCAACCGCGACGGCAGCCGGCCGCTGCCGGTGACCGTCTGGTACCCGGCGACCGGTCGGGCCGGCGGGAAGCCGCAGTCGTCGGCGGACGCCGCCGAGGGAAGGTTCCCGGTGGTCATGTTCAGCCACGGCCTCGGCGGCCGGCCCGCCGACTACCAGGCGCTGCTGACCCGGTGGGCGGCCGCCGGTTTCGTGGTGGCCGCCCCGACCTTCCCGAACACCTCGAAGGCCGGTAACGACAACAACGTGCTCGACGTGCTCAACCAGCCCGCCGACGTGTCGTACGCGCTGACCGAGGTGCTCGCGCTCGACACCCGTGACGACGACGTGCTGCGGGGCCGGCTGGCCGCCGACCGGGTGGCCGCCGCCGGTCACTCGGCGGGCGGGGTCACCACCATCGGGCTGTTCACCGCCGGCCGGGACGAGCGACTGGCCGCCGGCATCGTCTTCGCCGGCACCGCGCTCGGCGTGGGCACCGCGTTCGCCGGTGCCGCCGCGCCGCAACTGTTCGTGCACGGCGAGGCCGACGAGGTGGTGCAGTACACCGCCGGCAAGGCGGTCTACGACCAGGTGCCCTGGCCGAAGGCGATGCTCAGCCTGACCGACGGCGACCACGGCCGGGCCCTGCTGCGCAACGGTACGTCGCTGGGAGTGGTGGCGAACACCACCGCCGAGTTCCTCCGCTGGACGCTGTACGGCGACGCCGAGGCCAAGAGCCGCATCCCCACCGCCGCCGCCCGCGACGACGTCGCCACCCTCGACAACAACCTCTAA
- a CDS encoding alpha/beta hydrolase family protein, producing the protein MALSAGCATSDGQALGARLAPEVPYAVGVRTLTVDPASERPLPVTLWYPTQGSRVAEGRFPVVIYSHGLASLPELHSGLTARWAAAGFVVAAPTYPHTRRGAARFSRADVRHQPADGWRVIRHLVRLDGRSGDPLAGHLDVQRMAAAGHSAGGFTTAGMFTAGHPARLRAGIVIAGGGMAGSFAGPSTPILFVHGTADAVVPLSVGRAAYGRTPGPASFLSLLGQGHGEYLVPGRPGFAQVLGTTTDFLRWTLYGDQEAGRRLPGRALLAGVTSFETRPPA; encoded by the coding sequence ATGGCGCTGTCGGCCGGCTGCGCGACGAGCGACGGACAGGCACTCGGCGCGAGGTTGGCGCCGGAGGTGCCGTACGCGGTGGGTGTGCGCACCCTCACCGTCGACCCGGCATCGGAACGTCCACTGCCGGTCACGCTCTGGTATCCGACCCAGGGCAGCCGGGTGGCCGAGGGACGGTTCCCGGTGGTGATCTACAGCCACGGTCTGGCCAGCCTGCCCGAGTTGCACTCCGGGCTGACCGCCCGCTGGGCCGCGGCCGGTTTCGTGGTGGCCGCGCCGACGTACCCGCACACCCGGCGCGGCGCGGCACGGTTCTCCCGGGCCGACGTCCGCCACCAGCCGGCGGACGGGTGGCGGGTGATCCGGCACCTGGTCCGGCTCGACGGGCGCTCCGGCGACCCGCTCGCCGGTCATCTCGACGTGCAGCGGATGGCGGCGGCCGGGCACTCGGCGGGCGGCTTCACCACCGCCGGCATGTTCACCGCCGGGCATCCGGCCAGGCTGCGGGCCGGCATCGTGATCGCCGGCGGCGGGATGGCGGGCAGCTTCGCCGGACCGAGCACGCCGATCCTCTTCGTGCACGGCACCGCCGACGCGGTGGTGCCGCTGAGCGTGGGCCGGGCCGCGTACGGCCGCACCCCCGGGCCGGCCTCCTTCCTCAGCCTGCTCGGTCAGGGCCACGGCGAATACCTCGTCCCCGGCCGGCCCGGTTTCGCCCAGGTGCTCGGCACCACCACCGACTTCCTGCGCTGGACGCTCTACGGCGACCAGGAGGCCGGGCGGCGGCTGCCCGGGCGGGCACTGTTGGCCGGTGTCACCAGTTTCGAGACCCGTCCGCCCGCCTGA
- a CDS encoding acetate/propionate family kinase, which produces MTDKVLVLNCGSSSVKYRLYDGDRVLDRGTVERVGEPGGDAPDHAGAVRRILAGLDLTGLTAVGHRVVHGGLRFTAPTLVDDAVLAAITDLVPLAPLHNPANLAGIAEARAVLPEVPQVAVFDTAFHHTLPDSAATYAIDRDIAQRYGVRRYGFHGTSHSYVSRRTAELLGRPYAEVNTITLHLGNGASVCAVAQGRSVATSMGMSPLEGLVMGTRSGDLDPTVVFHLRREGGLGVDEIDDLLNHRSGLLGLSGVNDMREVLSRRAAGDEAAALAFDVYCRRITGYVGAYYALLGRVDAVTFTAGVGEHAAPVRAAALAGLERLGITVDPERNTGSGDRFISPDGAEVAVCVVGTDEEREIARAARAVVAAIT; this is translated from the coding sequence ATGACCGACAAGGTCCTGGTGTTGAACTGTGGGTCGTCCTCGGTCAAGTACCGGCTGTACGACGGCGACCGGGTGCTCGACAGGGGCACCGTCGAACGGGTCGGTGAACCCGGTGGCGACGCGCCCGATCATGCCGGCGCGGTCCGCCGGATCCTGGCCGGGCTGGACCTGACCGGGCTCACCGCGGTCGGGCACCGGGTGGTGCACGGCGGCCTGCGGTTCACCGCGCCAACGCTGGTGGACGACGCGGTGCTGGCCGCCATCACCGACCTGGTGCCGCTGGCGCCGCTGCACAACCCGGCCAACCTCGCCGGCATCGCCGAGGCACGCGCTGTCCTGCCCGAGGTGCCGCAGGTCGCCGTCTTCGACACCGCGTTCCACCACACGCTGCCCGACTCCGCCGCCACGTACGCGATCGACCGGGACATCGCGCAGCGGTACGGCGTCCGGCGCTACGGCTTCCACGGCACCTCGCACTCGTACGTCTCCCGGCGCACCGCCGAACTGCTGGGCCGCCCGTACGCCGAGGTCAATACGATCACCCTGCACCTGGGCAACGGCGCCAGCGTGTGCGCGGTCGCGCAGGGACGCAGCGTGGCCACCTCGATGGGGATGTCCCCGCTGGAGGGGCTGGTGATGGGCACCCGCAGCGGTGACCTGGACCCGACCGTGGTGTTCCACCTGCGCCGCGAGGGCGGACTGGGCGTGGACGAGATCGACGACCTGCTCAACCACCGCAGCGGGCTGCTCGGGCTCTCCGGCGTCAACGACATGCGGGAGGTGCTGTCCCGGCGGGCGGCCGGGGACGAGGCGGCGGCGCTCGCCTTCGACGTCTACTGCCGGCGGATCACCGGCTACGTGGGGGCGTACTACGCGTTGCTCGGCCGGGTGGACGCGGTCACCTTCACCGCCGGGGTCGGCGAGCACGCGGCACCGGTACGCGCGGCGGCGCTGGCCGGGTTGGAGCGACTCGGCATCACCGTCGACCCGGAGCGCAACACGGGCAGCGGTGACCGGTTCATCTCGCCGGACGGCGCGGAGGTCGCGGTCTGCGTGGTCGGCACGGACGAGGAACGAGAGATCGCCCGGGCGGCACGCGCGGTGGTAGCGGCCATCACCTGA